The following proteins are encoded in a genomic region of Paenibacillus sp. FSL H3-0469:
- a CDS encoding alpha/beta hydrolase, protein MRIQNIKIGNIPSIIWGDRSDKVYVHVHGKMSCKEHARDFAEIAVKKGYQTLSFDLPEHGERKDSSYRCDIWNGINDLTLVGNYAFSNWDHVSLFGCSLGAYFSLNAYTNSNYVKCLFQSPILNMEYLIKQMFNWFDVTEEQLRIQKEIVTSVDLLRWDYYQFVKKHPVKQWNIPTSILYGRKDSMQSLEVIKDFVKSHDCKLEISQNSDHPFMQKEDVKIVHTWLEANI, encoded by the coding sequence ATGAGAATTCAAAATATAAAAATCGGCAACATCCCATCCATTATTTGGGGTGATAGATCAGACAAGGTATATGTCCATGTTCATGGCAAAATGTCATGCAAAGAACATGCTAGAGATTTTGCTGAAATCGCTGTAAAAAAAGGGTATCAAACGCTTAGTTTCGATTTGCCTGAACACGGGGAACGAAAGGACAGTAGTTATCGTTGTGATATTTGGAATGGCATTAATGACCTTACTCTAGTTGGAAACTATGCCTTTTCAAATTGGGATCATGTTTCTTTGTTTGGGTGCAGTTTGGGAGCGTATTTCAGTTTGAATGCTTACACAAATAGTAATTATGTCAAGTGTCTTTTCCAATCACCTATATTGAATATGGAATACCTAATTAAACAGATGTTTAATTGGTTTGATGTGACAGAAGAACAACTGCGCATACAAAAAGAGATTGTTACCTCTGTTGATTTGCTGCGTTGGGATTATTATCAGTTTGTAAAGAAACATCCGGTTAAACAATGGAATATTCCAACTTCAATCCTTTACGGCAGAAAAGACAGTATGCAATCTCTGGAAGTTATTAAGGACTTTGTGAAATCACATGATTGCAAGTTGGAAATCTCTCAAAATAGTGATCATCCTTTTATGCAAAAAGAGGATGTAAAGATAGTTCACACATGGCTTGAAGCAAACATATGA
- a CDS encoding acyl carrier protein, translating into MSKSIESILKDEIFAEAGIEYPEDPDTRLLDLGIDSAGFIKLIVSMESKFNISVPDEDLLFEKFSTAGLILNYLTGKML; encoded by the coding sequence ATGTCTAAATCAATAGAATCTATCTTGAAAGATGAAATTTTTGCTGAGGCGGGCATCGAGTATCCGGAAGACCCCGATACCCGTTTGCTGGACCTGGGGATCGATTCGGCAGGCTTCATCAAGCTTATTGTTTCAATGGAATCGAAGTTTAACATCTCGGTCCCTGATGAGGATCTGTTGTTTGAGAAGTTCTCCACGGCTGGATTAATCCTTAATTATTTGACCGGAAAAATGCTATGA
- a CDS encoding class I adenylate-forming enzyme family protein — MMTIIQRLFLEACDRQDHIILEDLQQQWTYAEVMTEAYLIALYVQKNFDLEAGSHLAVYTNNEPLFLTAALGLLLCGHVLVPVPYSASIMEIEHILHASDTKLVISKYAQPAQLNGDIHWVTAQDFSQEPMPSFESISFTNPPDPNHCAILLPTSGTTGPSKIVMLSHRNVLTNALAHGEKVGYTAQDSFLVTMPVHFSSTIVTQLISCMLYGTRMKLISLPLLPRTAFRLFQNKAVTAFSAVPTQLMHFISDYHQTTNWSAFDSIEFIVIGGAAVPQKLVDQLQTVFPQADIIQAYGLTEASPRVSMMERGDRSLSCGTPVSGVSVRLVDEEGNEVKGPAASGEIWVNGPNVMLGYYKNPELTNATIVEGWLKTGDLGYWNEAGCLILTGRKKNIIISGGINIYPEEIEEFLYGLKEVEEVMVVGVQDDLLGEVPIAFLKVVDECLVDIDALTQHCNLHLSSYKVPRQWRIIDDIPKTKTGKLDRASTKRLLLKE, encoded by the coding sequence ATGATGACTATCATTCAGCGTCTATTTCTGGAGGCCTGTGACCGCCAAGATCATATTATCCTTGAAGATCTGCAGCAGCAATGGACTTATGCAGAGGTAATGACAGAGGCCTACTTAATTGCTCTATATGTCCAAAAGAATTTTGACCTTGAGGCCGGAAGTCATCTTGCAGTATACACCAATAATGAGCCCTTGTTCCTTACTGCGGCGCTTGGCCTTCTGCTCTGCGGTCATGTACTGGTACCGGTTCCTTACTCGGCTTCCATCATGGAGATTGAACATATCCTACATGCCAGTGATACCAAACTGGTTATCAGCAAATATGCACAGCCTGCGCAGTTAAATGGTGATATTCATTGGGTCACCGCGCAGGATTTCTCGCAAGAACCGATGCCTTCGTTCGAATCGATCTCGTTCACGAATCCGCCCGATCCCAATCATTGTGCGATTCTCCTTCCTACCTCGGGCACAACCGGACCCTCTAAAATCGTTATGTTATCCCATCGGAATGTATTAACAAATGCGCTGGCCCATGGTGAAAAGGTCGGGTATACGGCTCAGGATTCGTTTCTTGTCACGATGCCCGTGCATTTCAGTTCTACGATTGTCACGCAATTGATCTCCTGTATGCTTTATGGCACCAGAATGAAGCTGATCAGCTTGCCCTTGCTGCCGCGCACAGCGTTTAGACTGTTTCAGAATAAGGCGGTCACGGCATTCTCTGCGGTGCCTACGCAATTGATGCACTTTATTTCTGATTATCATCAGACCACAAACTGGAGCGCCTTTGATTCGATTGAGTTTATTGTGATTGGCGGTGCAGCGGTTCCCCAGAAGTTAGTAGACCAGCTTCAGACTGTATTTCCACAAGCGGACATTATTCAAGCCTATGGTTTAACAGAAGCTTCTCCGCGGGTGAGCATGATGGAACGGGGAGACCGCAGTCTCTCCTGCGGAACACCCGTCAGCGGCGTGTCTGTCCGGCTTGTTGACGAAGAAGGGAATGAGGTTAAAGGACCTGCTGCTTCAGGAGAAATTTGGGTCAACGGCCCGAATGTGATGCTCGGTTATTACAAGAACCCGGAGTTAACGAACGCTACCATTGTTGAGGGTTGGCTAAAGACAGGAGATTTGGGATATTGGAATGAAGCAGGGTGCCTCATACTTACAGGCCGTAAGAAGAATATCATTATATCCGGCGGTATCAATATCTATCCGGAAGAAATAGAGGAGTTTTTGTATGGCTTGAAAGAAGTGGAGGAGGTCATGGTTGTTGGTGTGCAAGATGATCTATTGGGCGAAGTACCCATCGCATTTCTGAAAGTTGTGGATGAATGTCTGGTTGATATAGATGCGCTGACCCAACATTGCAACCTGCATTTGTCATCTTATAAAGTTCCGAGACAATGGAGGATTATAGATGACATTCCAAAAACAAAAACAGGAAAACTGGACAGGGCAAGTACGAAGCGCTTATTGCTAAAGGAATAG
- a CDS encoding NAD-dependent epimerase/dehydratase family protein — MSNGGIFIFIVLTGVAGFIGSNLAERLLREGHTVVGVDNFLTGSTVNLDNLLRSPNFKFIEHDVIYPLAVEGPVDWVMHFASPASPPKYLSYPIETMRVNSEGTMHLLKLAKEKQAAFFLASTSEIYGNPTVHPQPESYYGNVNSIGARSCYNEAKRYAEAITYWMHRKYAMPVRVIRIFNTFGPKMDLYDGRVITNFIHQIMSKQNLTIYGDGSQTRSFQYIDDLLEGIMRLLGTTYEQPVNLGNPQEVTILEVAQILKELMNSNAQIEFLPLPEDDPRRRNPDITISRTIMDWEPAISLQDALARTIHYYQGQYIH; from the coding sequence TTGAGCAATGGGGGGATCTTTATATTCATTGTATTAACAGGAGTCGCAGGCTTCATCGGTTCCAACCTTGCCGAGAGGCTGCTGCGGGAAGGCCATACCGTTGTCGGTGTCGATAATTTTCTGACCGGGTCCACTGTCAACCTGGACAATCTTTTACGGTCGCCAAATTTCAAGTTTATCGAGCATGACGTCATTTATCCGCTCGCAGTTGAAGGCCCTGTTGATTGGGTGATGCATTTCGCAAGCCCTGCCAGCCCGCCCAAATATTTGTCCTATCCCATCGAAACGATGAGAGTCAACAGCGAAGGAACGATGCATCTGCTGAAACTGGCCAAAGAAAAGCAGGCTGCATTCTTCTTGGCTTCCACAAGCGAGATCTACGGGAACCCGACCGTTCACCCTCAGCCGGAGAGCTATTATGGCAACGTGAATTCGATTGGAGCAAGAAGCTGCTACAACGAAGCTAAGCGGTATGCAGAGGCGATTACCTACTGGATGCACAGGAAATACGCCATGCCGGTAAGGGTCATCCGTATCTTCAATACATTCGGCCCGAAGATGGATTTATATGACGGACGTGTCATTACCAACTTCATTCATCAAATCATGTCCAAGCAAAACCTTACGATATATGGCGACGGGAGTCAGACGAGAAGCTTTCAGTATATCGACGATTTGCTGGAAGGGATTATGAGACTGCTGGGCACCACATATGAACAGCCAGTCAATTTGGGGAATCCGCAGGAAGTCACCATCCTTGAAGTCGCCCAAATACTGAAGGAGCTCATGAATTCCAACGCGCAGATCGAGTTTCTCCCGCTGCCGGAAGACGATCCCAGGAGAAGGAATCCGGATATAACCATTTCAAGGACGATCATGGACTGGGAACCGGCGATCAGTTTGCAGGATGCACTCGCTAGAACGATCCATTATTACCAGGGTCAATATATCCATTAA
- a CDS encoding acyl carrier protein, which produces MHEQIIAMISEVKDDAQLAISLTRHSSIMEDGGMDSLQLITFLLKVEERFGVEIDFDQFDFDCLESVTAFCNYISELQKTASA; this is translated from the coding sequence ATGCACGAACAGATCATAGCGATGATAAGCGAAGTCAAGGACGACGCCCAGCTGGCAATCAGCCTGACCAGGCATTCCAGCATCATGGAAGACGGGGGGATGGACTCTTTACAGCTAATTACGTTCTTATTGAAGGTGGAAGAGCGTTTCGGTGTTGAAATCGATTTCGATCAATTCGACTTCGATTGTTTGGAATCGGTTACAGCCTTCTGCAATTATATCTCGGAGCTGCAGAAGACGGCATCTGCATGA
- a CDS encoding UDP-glucuronosyltransferase, giving the protein MGKRKVTILCSGFGLGFYIPGLLAASDFNKRDIGTEVLVFESYLEHDKREHIADSRTAYHNNFALANFSARMPMDIRGSIDYAQVGLLLEAWAAEERCEFISLSGHWVYILDLYREKMLPKPIHVDLLYVDSDLAPSWKSLKKFHPRYDEHYYNACLYDTGRMAIRCEIPVLSGTPMPFESRKRRLVVHGGGWGMGTYQSAIPELAGHNYGLDIVAYDWKEAKPDPDHRYWMNDPEWCAWVKSANGLHEFPPYIEIAGEDTNSYAAEADHHWLFDVASEAVAIVAKPGAGTLIDSLASETPLILLEPFGSHELSNLELWESLGFGIRYEKWREMDFSIDVLKEMHQAIKNRPGERTNYVDHYCSRVALLKR; this is encoded by the coding sequence ATGGGGAAGAGGAAAGTAACGATTCTATGCTCGGGTTTCGGTCTGGGGTTCTATATTCCCGGCCTGTTAGCTGCAAGCGATTTCAATAAAAGGGATATCGGCACGGAAGTGCTCGTGTTCGAAAGCTATTTGGAGCATGACAAGAGGGAGCATATTGCAGACAGCAGGACGGCGTACCACAATAATTTCGCACTTGCTAATTTCTCGGCCCGGATGCCGATGGATATCCGGGGCAGCATAGATTACGCCCAGGTCGGGCTATTGCTGGAGGCGTGGGCAGCGGAAGAACGCTGCGAATTCATATCGTTATCCGGACACTGGGTCTATATTCTGGATTTGTATAGGGAGAAGATGCTGCCGAAGCCAATTCATGTAGACCTGCTCTACGTCGATTCAGATCTGGCCCCGTCCTGGAAGAGCCTGAAGAAGTTTCATCCCCGGTATGACGAGCATTATTACAATGCTTGTCTCTATGACACCGGTAGGATGGCGATTCGATGTGAAATCCCGGTTCTTTCGGGTACGCCAATGCCCTTCGAATCAAGGAAGCGGCGGCTTGTTGTCCATGGCGGCGGCTGGGGGATGGGCACTTATCAAAGTGCAATTCCAGAACTTGCCGGCCATAACTATGGGCTTGATATCGTAGCGTATGACTGGAAGGAAGCGAAGCCCGATCCCGATCACCGGTATTGGATGAACGATCCGGAGTGGTGTGCATGGGTGAAAAGCGCAAACGGCCTGCATGAGTTCCCGCCATATATTGAAATCGCGGGAGAAGATACGAATTCATACGCTGCTGAGGCGGATCATCATTGGTTATTTGACGTCGCTTCGGAGGCGGTGGCTATCGTGGCCAAGCCGGGAGCGGGCACATTGATCGACTCGCTTGCCTCCGAAACCCCTCTTATTCTGCTGGAGCCGTTCGGCAGTCATGAGCTTAGCAATTTGGAATTGTGGGAGTCGCTCGGGTTCGGAATACGCTACGAGAAGTGGCGGGAGATGGATTTTTCTATAGATGTCCTTAAGGAGATGCATCAGGCGATTAAGAACAGACCTGGTGAACGGACGAATTATGTGGATCACTATTGTTCGAGGGTTGCGTTATTGAAGAGGTGA
- a CDS encoding radical SAM protein — translation MSLQQLSVAHDTISYPRWIVLQLLEECNLRCKMCYEWGLEGPYKSKKTLEKLDPELIKKIIVECSPGKPYYDFFGGEPLMYPWLSDILAMINHYGSIADFPTNGTLLEKHAEMLVETAPNKIWVSLDGPEEINDRQRGKGVFKKVIKGIEKLYELRQSKGKQFPKMGVSFIITPLNYMYIEEFFFKHIDLSMLDHISMEVQLYATEEQYDQYVEVLSEEFGVHGAPYAKGMVWQDISSFSQIDIPELTRQLNLVKAYCLKNGIHVITYPKTTDEQNLANYFSGQFHQMADKRKQCSLPWVYAEITARGDVSPCHAFYDLTFGNINEQNLLDIWRSDKYKEYRAYMKKNMLPICTACSRYYIY, via the coding sequence ATGAGCTTACAACAATTGAGTGTTGCCCATGATACGATAAGCTATCCGAGATGGATCGTCTTGCAGCTGCTCGAGGAGTGCAATCTGCGATGCAAGATGTGCTATGAATGGGGACTCGAAGGACCCTATAAAAGCAAAAAAACATTAGAGAAGCTGGACCCGGAGCTGATCAAAAAGATCATTGTGGAGTGCAGCCCCGGCAAGCCGTATTACGACTTCTTCGGCGGTGAGCCGCTGATGTACCCTTGGCTGAGCGACATTCTTGCCATGATCAATCATTATGGAAGCATAGCGGACTTCCCCACGAACGGCACACTGCTTGAGAAGCATGCCGAGATGCTTGTTGAGACTGCGCCCAATAAGATCTGGGTGTCGCTCGACGGCCCCGAGGAAATCAACGACAGACAGAGGGGCAAAGGCGTTTTCAAGAAAGTAATCAAGGGCATCGAGAAGCTCTATGAGCTCCGCCAAAGCAAAGGCAAGCAATTTCCGAAGATGGGTGTATCCTTTATCATTACGCCTTTGAACTATATGTATATCGAGGAATTTTTCTTTAAGCATATCGACTTGTCGATGCTCGACCATATCAGCATGGAAGTACAGCTCTATGCTACGGAAGAGCAGTATGACCAATATGTGGAGGTTCTCAGTGAGGAATTCGGCGTGCATGGAGCTCCGTATGCCAAGGGGATGGTCTGGCAGGACATCAGTTCGTTCAGCCAGATCGATATTCCTGAATTGACGAGACAGCTCAATCTTGTCAAAGCATATTGCTTGAAAAACGGTATCCATGTGATCACCTATCCGAAGACGACAGATGAACAGAATTTGGCCAACTACTTCTCGGGGCAATTCCATCAGATGGCGGATAAACGCAAACAGTGCTCTCTTCCATGGGTGTATGCGGAGATTACGGCAAGGGGCGACGTTTCACCCTGCCATGCCTTCTATGATTTGACCTTTGGCAACATAAACGAACAGAATTTGCTGGATATCTGGCGCAGTGACAAATACAAAGAGTATCGCGCGTATATGAAAAAAAATATGCTTCCGATTTGTACGGCTTGTTCAAGGTATTATATCTACTGA
- a CDS encoding radical SAM protein, translating into MNPKSEIKHSAKDLQILKRTIRNTLETKRNMEKIAGYATPLPESVGIKLTNQCNLRCKHCYQWNDTGYHHFMTLEQQREQLDYELLEKLILETETAKSRLYIWGGEPLVYSDFDRLADLLEAHPRETTICTNAVLIGRKLDALQRISDNLELLIALDGFEEENDALRGKGVFSKAIDAIRMLVELRKENKFRGKISIHTVVNDGMTDKLYDLLDFLEGVGVDLVIVCFPWYISDECTQGMDDYFDQKFHFLPASEHKGERSWHAFNYKLDPERIPALMSELDRVNNRVWKMRLRYQPNLDQDQIEDFVLGKEVQGKGTMNKKCLALSNRMDITPDGTIIACKFFKEFEIGKLNETSVQELWHSMTYRRIREMMDERLTPACSKCSVLHLHGV; encoded by the coding sequence ATGAATCCGAAATCTGAGATTAAGCATTCCGCAAAGGATCTGCAAATCTTGAAACGCACCATCAGGAATACGCTGGAAACCAAACGGAATATGGAGAAAATTGCGGGTTACGCGACACCGTTGCCAGAGTCGGTCGGGATTAAACTGACGAACCAATGCAACCTGCGCTGCAAGCATTGCTATCAATGGAACGACACCGGCTACCATCACTTCATGACACTGGAGCAGCAGCGGGAACAGCTCGACTACGAGCTGCTGGAGAAGCTGATCCTTGAGACGGAAACCGCCAAGTCGAGACTCTATATCTGGGGAGGCGAGCCGCTTGTATACAGCGATTTCGACCGTTTGGCCGATTTGCTTGAAGCCCATCCCCGTGAGACGACGATCTGCACGAATGCGGTGCTGATCGGGCGCAAGCTGGACGCCCTGCAGAGAATCTCCGATAACCTGGAGCTGCTCATCGCGCTTGATGGATTCGAAGAAGAGAACGATGCGCTTCGCGGCAAAGGGGTATTCAGCAAGGCGATAGATGCGATCCGGATGCTGGTCGAGCTGCGCAAGGAGAACAAGTTCAGAGGCAAAATTTCGATTCATACCGTCGTTAACGATGGTATGACCGACAAGCTGTACGATCTGCTGGACTTTCTGGAGGGCGTCGGCGTAGATCTGGTCATCGTCTGCTTCCCGTGGTACATCTCGGACGAATGCACGCAGGGAATGGACGATTACTTCGACCAGAAGTTCCACTTCCTTCCGGCGAGCGAGCATAAGGGCGAACGAAGCTGGCACGCCTTCAACTATAAGCTCGATCCGGAGCGTATCCCTGCTCTCATGAGCGAGTTGGACCGGGTGAATAATCGGGTCTGGAAAATGCGTTTGCGCTACCAGCCGAATCTGGATCAGGACCAGATCGAAGATTTCGTGCTCGGCAAAGAGGTGCAGGGCAAAGGCACGATGAACAAGAAGTGCCTGGCGCTCTCGAACCGGATGGACATTACGCCCGATGGAACGATTATCGCGTGCAAATTTTTCAAGGAGTTCGAGATCGGCAAATTAAATGAAACGTCCGTACAGGAATTATGGCATAGCATGACTTACAGAAGGATAAGGGAAATGATGGACGAACGGCTGACGCCGGCCTGTTCCAAGTGCAGTGTCTTGCATTTGCACGGTGTTTAA
- a CDS encoding ATP-binding cassette domain-containing protein: MSIIQVERLSKSFKYYEKELGLKKSLKNLVKRKSLIKEAVSEISLVIEQGEMVGFLGPNGSGKTTTLKMLSGILYPTSGQATVLGYVPWERKKEFKMQFSIVMGQKSQLWWDLPANESLYLNKCIYEVEDKPYNLVLDELTEILDVKDLLNIQVRRLSLGERMKMELIASLIHRPKVIFLDEPTIGLDLISQKRIREFLKYYNQQTKATVILTSHYMADIEDLCKRTIIINQGKIVYDGDLRRVNELFHAKKIIKLQFTDEVPREALSDYGVITQHDGLNAVMEIDKHDLQRLSKMMLDRFPILDFTVEDIPVERGIESLYQKDGVRHESLAEV; encoded by the coding sequence GTGAGCATTATTCAAGTGGAACGCTTATCCAAAAGCTTCAAATATTATGAAAAAGAATTGGGGCTCAAAAAATCGCTCAAAAATTTAGTGAAGCGGAAATCACTGATCAAAGAAGCGGTTAGCGAAATATCACTTGTCATCGAGCAAGGTGAGATGGTCGGATTCTTAGGCCCGAACGGCTCTGGCAAAACGACTACGCTTAAGATGCTATCCGGCATCTTGTATCCGACAAGCGGACAGGCGACAGTATTGGGCTATGTCCCTTGGGAACGAAAAAAAGAATTCAAGATGCAGTTCTCGATCGTGATGGGGCAGAAATCGCAGTTGTGGTGGGATCTACCGGCGAACGAATCGTTGTACCTGAACAAATGTATCTATGAGGTCGAGGATAAGCCCTACAACCTTGTCCTGGATGAGCTTACGGAGATTCTTGACGTAAAGGACCTGCTCAATATTCAGGTGCGGAGGCTTTCGCTGGGGGAACGGATGAAGATGGAGCTAATTGCATCGCTCATCCACCGGCCCAAGGTGATTTTTCTGGATGAGCCTACCATCGGACTCGATCTGATTTCGCAGAAGCGCATTCGGGAGTTCCTGAAGTATTATAACCAGCAGACGAAGGCAACGGTCATTCTGACAAGCCACTACATGGCGGATATTGAGGATCTGTGCAAACGAACGATCATCATCAATCAAGGGAAGATCGTATACGACGGTGATCTCCGGCGTGTGAACGAGCTGTTCCATGCCAAAAAGATTATCAAGCTGCAATTTACGGACGAAGTACCGAGAGAAGCGCTAAGCGACTATGGCGTTATTACTCAACATGACGGCCTGAATGCCGTCATGGAGATTGATAAGCATGACCTTCAGCGACTCTCGAAGATGATGCTGGACCGGTTCCCGATCCTTGATTTCACAGTTGAAGATATACCTGTCGAGCGAGGCATCGAAAGCTTATATCAGAAAGATGGGGTCAGACATGAAAGCCTTGCAGAAGTATAA
- a CDS encoding ABC-2 family transporter protein gives MKALQKYKRTYILALQNEMEYRTDFLMSIISGGFIILVQCFLWTAVFRSSPQEIINGYSYSQIIIYSVLSGVVSKLVSAGFEGEIASDIKTGGLSKFIAQPIHYFSYRICNFFGGKTVQTAVVLVLFVILMIVFTQIWEFQLRAGQIVLFLVSILFGLLINFLLFYSISALAFIITEVWGVFIAFNQGVYLLSGAIFPLNIFGDTFARISSYLPFQYVVYFPVKIINGSLTIHEIVPGLLVQAVWVIVLMIISKLSWDSGMKKYVAVGG, from the coding sequence ATGAAAGCCTTGCAGAAGTATAAAAGGACGTACATCCTTGCGCTTCAGAATGAGATGGAATACCGGACCGATTTCCTGATGAGTATTATCAGCGGCGGCTTCATCATACTCGTCCAATGCTTCCTCTGGACAGCCGTGTTTCGCAGTTCGCCGCAGGAGATTATTAACGGCTATTCGTATTCGCAGATCATCATTTATTCCGTGTTGTCCGGCGTCGTCTCCAAGCTGGTTTCTGCCGGCTTCGAAGGGGAGATCGCGAGTGATATCAAGACGGGTGGACTGAGCAAATTTATCGCTCAGCCTATTCATTATTTCAGCTATCGGATATGCAATTTTTTCGGCGGGAAAACGGTTCAGACCGCGGTCGTCCTTGTCTTATTCGTCATCCTGATGATCGTGTTTACTCAGATTTGGGAGTTTCAGCTTAGAGCGGGGCAGATCGTTTTGTTCCTGGTCAGCATTCTGTTCGGGCTGCTCATCAACTTTCTGCTTTTTTATTCGATTAGTGCGCTCGCGTTCATTATTACTGAGGTTTGGGGCGTTTTTATCGCGTTCAACCAAGGCGTCTATCTGCTCAGCGGCGCCATCTTTCCGCTTAATATTTTCGGAGATACGTTTGCTAGAATTTCCAGCTATTTACCGTTTCAATATGTCGTATACTTCCCGGTTAAGATCATCAATGGGAGCTTGACGATTCATGAAATCGTGCCCGGGCTCCTCGTACAGGCGGTTTGGGTCATTGTGCTTATGATCATTTCCAAGTTGTCTTGGGATTCCGGGATGAAGAAATATGTAGCCGTTGGAGGTTAG
- a CDS encoding ABC-2 family transporter protein: MSISLSEIRKHVRMFFIFAKNSLVGYMEYKANFYSGLIMETVFLFSKLIYIIFVYQLGIEINGISPDQMMIFTGTYTIMIAIYTGLFMDNFYRFAGHIRNGTLDLYMTKPLSLQFMISFRNVNFAFPIPNLVAGITMIVIAWQRLGIEPSFIHLAGYIGVILSSTIVTYSVLLLPQILAFWTVKSGAIFDILDKCWDLNNMPMYIYPKWLRRLGLYVVPILFITNMPSVYLIDRLDFFLGIWIFAAPVISLLVVRLFWKLAVRHYESASS; encoded by the coding sequence GTGAGTATCAGCTTGTCCGAGATTCGGAAGCATGTACGTATGTTTTTTATTTTTGCGAAGAACAGCTTGGTCGGTTACATGGAATACAAAGCGAATTTCTACTCCGGTTTGATCATGGAGACCGTATTTCTGTTTTCCAAGCTGATCTATATCATCTTCGTTTACCAGCTAGGGATCGAAATAAATGGAATTTCTCCTGACCAGATGATGATCTTCACCGGGACCTATACGATTATGATCGCAATCTATACAGGATTGTTTATGGATAACTTTTATAGATTCGCAGGCCATATCCGCAACGGGACGCTGGACTTGTATATGACGAAGCCGTTATCGCTGCAGTTCATGATTTCATTCCGGAATGTTAACTTCGCGTTTCCGATTCCCAACCTGGTCGCCGGGATCACAATGATCGTAATAGCCTGGCAGCGGCTTGGCATCGAACCAAGCTTTATCCACTTGGCCGGATATATCGGCGTGATCTTGAGCAGCACGATCGTGACCTACTCGGTGCTTCTGCTTCCGCAAATTCTCGCTTTCTGGACGGTGAAGTCCGGTGCAATCTTCGACATACTGGATAAATGCTGGGATTTGAATAATATGCCGATGTACATATACCCCAAATGGCTGCGGAGATTAGGGCTGTATGTCGTGCCTATCTTGTTTATCACTAACATGCCATCGGTTTATTTGATCGACCGCTTGGACTTCTTCCTAGGAATATGGATTTTTGCAGCTCCTGTGATATCGCTTCTAGTGGTCAGGCTGTTCTGGAAGCTGGCCGTCAGACACTATGAGAGCGCCAGCAGTTAG
- a CDS encoding FkbM family methyltransferase, whose amino-acid sequence MSRMERKSFSPQTDTTKKRLHNGLEIYQNNEGETEFLYNEIFQKEMYFKHGITLPDHGTVMDVGANIGMFTLYVNSKSNCRVYAFEPLPPTFKLLKMNTDSLPRVTTVNVGLSNEIKEAEFAYFPTMSTDSVQIKYRENHDQDLRYGLINHYRDHFADPRMLNRFVDQLMSPKLLNEQIHRCKLTTISEMIRYYDLNPIDLLKIDVEKSEFEVLEGIHPEDWGKIRQIVMEVHGLDAEQISRLENIFRTNGFKVSIDYYEDLNIPNYFNVYALNQMHTSAGG is encoded by the coding sequence ATGAGCAGGATGGAGCGTAAGAGCTTTTCGCCGCAGACAGACACTACCAAGAAGCGGCTGCACAACGGGCTCGAAATCTATCAGAACAACGAAGGCGAGACCGAGTTCCTCTATAACGAGATTTTCCAGAAGGAGATGTATTTCAAGCACGGGATTACGCTCCCGGATCATGGAACGGTCATGGACGTCGGGGCTAATATCGGCATGTTCACCCTATATGTCAACAGCAAGAGCAACTGCAGGGTATATGCCTTTGAGCCGCTGCCTCCGACGTTTAAGCTCTTGAAGATGAATACGGACTCGCTGCCACGCGTAACAACGGTTAACGTCGGACTTTCTAATGAGATCAAGGAAGCGGAGTTTGCCTATTTTCCTACGATGTCCACGGATTCTGTCCAGATCAAATACCGGGAGAACCACGACCAGGATCTCCGGTACGGGTTAATCAACCATTACCGGGATCATTTCGCCGACCCGCGCATGTTGAACCGGTTCGTGGATCAACTGATGTCGCCGAAGCTTCTGAATGAACAGATCCATCGATGCAAGCTGACCACGATCTCTGAAATGATCCGCTATTACGATCTGAACCCCATTGATCTGCTCAAAATCGATGTGGAAAAAAGTGAATTTGAGGTCCTGGAAGGCATCCATCCGGAGGATTGGGGCAAAATCAGGCAAATTGTAATGGAGGTACACGGACTGGACGCAGAACAGATCAGCAGGCTCGAGAATATCTTCAGGACCAACGGCTTCAAGGTCTCGATCGACTACTATGAAGACTTAAATATCCCCAATTACTTCAATGTGTACGCGTTGAATCAAATGCATACATCGGCTGGGGGGTAG